A stretch of the Pan paniscus chromosome 2, NHGRI_mPanPan1-v2.0_pri, whole genome shotgun sequence genome encodes the following:
- the LOC100989931 gene encoding acyl carrier protein, mitochondrial — MASRVLSAYVSRLPAAFAPLPRVRMLAVARPLSTALCSAGTQTRLGTLQPALVLAQVPGRVTQLCRQYSDMPPLTLEGIQDRVLYVLKLYDKIDPEKLSVNSHFMKDLGLDSLDQVEIIMAMEDEFGFEIPDIDAEKLMCPQEIVDYIADKKDVYE, encoded by the coding sequence ATGGCGTCTCGTGTCCTTTCAGCCTATGTCAGCCGCCTGCCCGCGGCTTTTGCGCCGCTGCCCCGGGTCCGGATGCTGGCCGTGGCCCGGCCTCTCAGCACCGCTCTGTGCTCCGCGGGGACCCAGACGAGGCTCGGGACTTTGCAGCCGGCCTTAGTGCTCGCGCAGGTTCCTGGTAGAGTTACACAGTTGTGCCGCCAGTATAGCGACATGCCTCCTTTGACGTTAGAGGGCATCCAGGACCGTGTTCTTTACGTATTGAAACTCTATGACAAGATTGACCCGGAGAAGCTTTCAGTAAATTCTCATTTTATGAAAGACCTGGGCTTAGACAGTTTGGACCAAGTGGAGATTATCATGGCCATGGAAGACGAATTTGGGTTTGAAATTCCTGATATAGATGCTGAAAAGTTAATGTGTCCACAAGAAATTGTAGATTACATTGCAGATAAGAAGGATGTATATGAATAA